In the Candidatus Zixiibacteriota bacterium genome, GGGCGCGTGGAGACTCCGCCTTTGAAGCGAAGCGGCAGGGGGTCCTTTTCGGAACCGGTTGTAAATCCGCCGAGTTGAGCGCCAAGATTCTGAATCATCAAACCACAACTGGTGCGACGGTTATTGAAAGTCCAGATTCCTCCGAGGTCGACCGCAAAACCGGTGGCGGAGTATTCATCGACTTTTTCATAAATGAATTTTGCCGCGCCGCCCAGCTTGAGGTTCTTATTGACCGCCGCCGCATAACCGACACCAAAAAGCATATCGCTGCCCGAGAAAGCCCCCCGCTCAACGCCAGCGCTGTCAGTGCGGATAAAATCACCATAATTGAGGTAATTGACATAGGCAAGGAGTTTCTTCCCCTCCCCCAGCGGGTGAACATATCCCAAAAACCCGGATTGCATATCGAAAATGCTATTATGATACCCAAGGATGAAATGCTTTCCCTCCAATTCGGCCACACCGGACGGATTATAATAGAGGGCCGCTTCATCATTGGCCACGCCAGTGAAAGCCCCGCCCATGGCGGTGGGTCGCGCGGCCACTTCGATTTTCAGAAAATTAAAGACTCTCGTTCCCCCCCGAGAGTTATCGGCTCCGGCCTGCGTAATTGCGACGAGTAGAACAAACACAAGCACCAACAGCGGCAAATTAAGATTTCTTGAAATTTTCATCGATTTCCTCTTCGTATAAAGCAATATAAATCTTTGTCGGACAGTGTCAAATAAAAATTACCAGCTTTTGGTAGTACGATTGATTATATCTACAACCAGCTTGTCCGCCGCCCGAACCTGGCCCTCATCTTCGGTTTCGCTCCGGGAATCATATATCCCTTCACTGATAAACCGCTCCTTCCAAATTTCCTTTTCCGCCCTGGGGTCGTTCAGAACCACATCAAATACGACGGTGACGGCATATTGAGAGACAGTATCAGACTCGGTGTATTCTTTCGCTTTCCTATCATAGCTGGTCAAAGTTCCTGACAGAACAGCATCGGCCTTATCCGGCGAAACCACTTTGAGAGTGCCATCGGCAATAAAGGCATCAACAACCAGATCGGTCATTCGACTGGATAGACCGGATTCAACCGTTTTATTCTCAAACTGAGTGATGGCAATGGTCTTGACGGATGATTTCCCTCCTGCCGAAAAGGAATATATGCCGCATCCGGCACCGACGACGGTTGAGAAAAATGCGATGTATAAAATAATATTTCTGAACATCTGTATCTTAAACAATATTACCCTGATGGCGGTTTCATGGAATCGCAGTTATCCCGCCACTACTTTTCCCCGTTTGATCACTTTCTGGGCCAGATTGACCCCGTAATGATAGGGAAGCTCCCGGTAATCATTCATATTCCAAATGACCATATCGGCCTGAAGACCCGGCCGCAGACGACCGAGACGGTCTCCGCGGCCAATCGCACAGGCCGCATTAACGGTCACCGCCGAGAGAGCCTCGGCCGCGGACATTTTATAATGTATGGCGGCCAGCGTAATTATTATTTGAAGCGATTCGGTCATACTGGAACCGGGATTACAATCGGTGGAAAGAGCAACGGTAACCCCCGCATCTATCATTTTCCTGGCCGGTGCAAATCGTTCCAGGCCAAGCGAGAAGCAGGTGCCCGGAAGCAAGACGGCCGCCGTTCCTGATTTGGCCAGGGCATCGATTCCTTTGTCCGATATATAGACAAGATGGTCGGCAGAGATTGCGCCCATTTCGGCGGCCAGTTCGGCGCCGCCCGAGGAAGTCAATTCATCGGCATGAAATTTCAGTTTCAGACCGTTATTGAGGGCGGCCTGCATGATTCGGCGCGATTCGGCCACACTGAACACCCCCTCCTCGCAGAAAATATCGCAGAATTCCGCCAGCTTTTCTGAGGAAACCCTGGGAATCATTTCCTCTATAAGAAGCTCAATATATTTTTCGCGCTCGTCCCGGTATTCATCGGGAATCTCATGAGCCCCGAGAAAAGTAGGAATCGCCTCGAGCGGATGCAAATCCCGGAGATCTCTGATTATTTCGAGCGATTTTATCTCGGATTCGGTGGAAAGACCATATCCGGATTTTGCCTCGATCGTAGTCGTTCCGGAGGCGAGGATGGTATCAAACCGCCGCGTTGTTTTTTCGGTCAGGATCGGGATCGGCGTCTCGCGCAGGTCGCGCACCGAGGCGCGAATTCCGCCGCCGGCGGCGGCGATTTCCATGTAGCTTTTCCCCTGAATCCGCATCTCAAACTCGTTTTCCCGCGTCTTCGAGAAGACCGGATGAGTATGCGCATCGACAAAACCGGGAGTGATCACACAACCTCGGGCATCGATCACTTTGCAGCCCTCGGCCGGATTGACCCGCCCGAAAATCTCTTCCGATTTCCCGAAAGCCA is a window encoding:
- a CDS encoding LptE family protein, encoding MFRNIILYIAFFSTVVGAGCGIYSFSAGGKSSVKTIAITQFENKTVESGLSSRMTDLVVDAFIADGTLKVVSPDKADAVLSGTLTSYDRKAKEYTESDTVSQYAVTVVFDVVLNDPRAEKEIWKERFISEGIYDSRSETEDEGQVRAADKLVVDIINRTTKSW
- the hutI gene encoding imidazolonepropionase, with translation MALEKKATLLIKNVGQLVTMDGRVPRKGNQMQDLGLIEDGGIAAAGEEILAFGKSEEIFGRVNPAEGCKVIDARGCVITPGFVDAHTHPVFSKTRENEFEMRIQGKSYMEIAAAGGGIRASVRDLRETPIPILTEKTTRRFDTILASGTTTIEAKSGYGLSTESEIKSLEIIRDLRDLHPLEAIPTFLGAHEIPDEYRDEREKYIELLIEEMIPRVSSEKLAEFCDIFCEEGVFSVAESRRIMQAALNNGLKLKFHADELTSSGGAELAAEMGAISADHLVYISDKGIDALAKSGTAAVLLPGTCFSLGLERFAPARKMIDAGVTVALSTDCNPGSSMTESLQIIITLAAIHYKMSAAEALSAVTVNAACAIGRGDRLGRLRPGLQADMVIWNMNDYRELPYHYGVNLAQKVIKRGKVVAG
- a CDS encoding PorV/PorQ family protein, whose protein sequence is MKISRNLNLPLLVLVFVLLVAITQAGADNSRGGTRVFNFLKIEVAARPTAMGGAFTGVANDEAALYYNPSGVAELEGKHFILGYHNSIFDMQSGFLGYVHPLGEGKKLLAYVNYLNYGDFIRTDSAGVERGAFSGSDMLFGVGYAAAVNKNLKLGGAAKFIYEKVDEYSATGFAVDLGGIWTFNNRRTSCGLMIQNLGAQLGGFTTGSEKDPLPLRFKGGVSTRPKGLPLMLAADVVLPTDNDIYFSIGGEYLNLKPLFLRLGWTSYGDNYKTDSNKDNLAGFSGGFGIEYKRMQISYTISPQAELGTSHRITLTGGFE